In Bdellovibrionales bacterium, the following proteins share a genomic window:
- a CDS encoding cytochrome c3 family protein, with amino-acid sequence MPDQPLPFSHELHAGTHKIDCKYCHVAVETSRHSSVPSMNICMNCHLTVGLDKPNIQKLNELYSAGESIAWQKVHLLPDHVKFNHSAHIRAGKVCQECHGPVETMPIVKQYNSLSMGWCVSCHRQPENNASVECSTCHY; translated from the coding sequence ATGCCAGACCAGCCTCTTCCTTTCTCACATGAGCTTCATGCCGGCACTCACAAAATTGATTGTAAGTACTGTCACGTTGCGGTTGAGACATCTCGTCACTCTTCAGTTCCCAGCATGAATATTTGTATGAATTGCCACCTAACGGTCGGGCTCGACAAACCAAATATTCAAAAACTCAATGAGCTTTACAGTGCGGGAGAGTCGATTGCTTGGCAGAAAGTGCATTTGTTGCCGGACCATGTTAAGTTCAATCACTCTGCCCATATAAGAGCCGGGAAGGTTTGCCAAGAATGCCATGGCCCCGTAGAGACGATGCCTATTGTAAAACAATATAATAGTCTTTCTATGGGTTGGTGCGTGAGTTGTCACCGCCAGCCGGAGAATAATGCTTCGGTTGAATGTTCCACCTGTCACTATTAA
- the ccsA gene encoding cytochrome c biogenesis protein CcsA, with protein sequence MKSSRIPFVFSQFSWVFFSIWMTGFSMFSASAAPSFTSEALRRMHIQDGGRIKPYDSFAREALKLIYGKETYQDREAADIVFTWMLVPEQWDKTPIVLVRHNGLREALKLDKDRTQVYYSPNELFANERVGLLIQDMQSRLASQEKLNPYYQAIQNLENQLSMYHGLKMGQALRVAPGVNGDIWQTVAQLNGDLKSRFEGVTKAFVKVLTSNIDPQKLSGREESLKELDIAVSEFNQLARAINPNSYGDEVKVKAEVHLNTFHPFLWSWVFYLMGAFFLLGAMVNNRSWLYYGGWAGIVAGLILHTYGMVIRSYILGRPPVSNMYETVVWVPWGAVIFAMIFELKNRTKAVLMVSSFISVLCLILTDMAPSVLDKSLQPLQPVLRDNFWLTTHVLIITLSYAAFFLAFALGDLQLMYFLRGEEKFAKEIQEGNRSIYRVIQVGVVLLGTGIILGGVWADYSWGRFWGWDPKETWALIAWFGYLAILHGRLVGWVRKFGLAVCSVVAFSLVIMAWYGVNFVLGAGLHSYGFGAGGVEYVAVFVAIHLLWVIYVSTVRYSRLKAEGRSK encoded by the coding sequence ATGAAATCCTCCCGAATCCCCTTCGTATTTTCTCAATTTTCTTGGGTATTTTTTTCTATTTGGATGACCGGATTTTCAATGTTTTCAGCCTCTGCTGCACCAAGTTTCACAAGCGAAGCTCTGCGTCGTATGCACATTCAGGATGGTGGTCGAATAAAGCCCTATGATTCCTTTGCGCGCGAAGCATTGAAACTCATATACGGGAAAGAGACCTATCAGGATCGGGAGGCGGCAGACATTGTTTTCACTTGGATGCTTGTTCCGGAACAGTGGGACAAGACACCCATTGTTTTGGTCAGACACAATGGGCTCCGAGAGGCTCTCAAATTAGATAAGGATAGGACTCAGGTGTATTACTCACCCAATGAGTTGTTTGCGAATGAACGTGTGGGACTCTTGATTCAAGATATGCAGAGTCGCCTGGCGAGTCAGGAGAAATTGAATCCCTACTATCAGGCAATTCAGAACTTAGAAAATCAGTTGAGTATGTATCATGGACTCAAGATGGGCCAGGCTTTAAGAGTTGCTCCTGGAGTCAATGGAGATATTTGGCAGACGGTTGCTCAGTTGAATGGAGACCTGAAAAGCCGTTTTGAGGGGGTAACCAAGGCATTTGTAAAGGTTTTGACTAGCAACATAGACCCTCAAAAATTATCTGGGAGGGAGGAGTCTTTAAAGGAACTGGATATCGCTGTTTCCGAATTTAATCAGCTTGCCCGTGCCATCAATCCGAATTCCTATGGAGACGAAGTCAAAGTCAAAGCTGAAGTTCATTTGAACACTTTCCATCCCTTTCTCTGGTCCTGGGTATTTTATCTGATGGGTGCATTTTTTCTTCTTGGAGCAATGGTTAACAATCGATCTTGGCTCTACTATGGTGGATGGGCTGGCATCGTAGCGGGGCTCATTCTGCACACCTATGGAATGGTGATTAGGTCCTATATTTTGGGTCGTCCACCAGTTTCAAATATGTATGAAACAGTTGTGTGGGTTCCGTGGGGAGCCGTGATTTTTGCGATGATTTTTGAGCTGAAGAACCGAACAAAAGCCGTCTTAATGGTTTCTTCCTTTATTTCTGTTTTGTGTTTGATTCTAACCGACATGGCTCCTTCAGTTTTAGACAAGTCTCTGCAGCCTTTGCAGCCAGTTCTGCGAGATAATTTCTGGCTCACCACGCACGTATTGATTATCACACTTAGTTATGCGGCTTTTTTTCTTGCATTTGCCCTGGGTGATTTGCAATTGATGTATTTTTTGCGGGGAGAAGAGAAGTTTGCCAAAGAGATTCAAGAGGGGAACCGATCGATATACCGAGTTATTCAAGTCGGAGTGGTGCTTTTGGGGACAGGAATAATCTTGGGAGGAGTTTGGGCAGATTATTCTTGGGGTCGTTTTTGGGGCTGGGATCCAAAAGAAACTTGGGCACTGATCGCCTGGTTTGGTTATTTAGCGATTCTTCATGGTCGCCTTGTGGGATGGGTTCGTAAATTTGGATTGGCCGTGTGTAGCGTCGTCGCCTTTTCTCTGGTGATCATGGCTTGGTATGGGGTCAATTTTGTTTTAGGAGCGGGACTTCACTCCTATGGATTTGGAGCTGGCGGAGTTGAATATGTCGCAGTTTTTGTCGCTATTCATTTGCTGTGGGTGATTTACGTATCTACAGTGCGTTATAGTCGATTGAAAGCGGAAGGGCGTTCTAAATAA